In Oncorhynchus clarkii lewisi isolate Uvic-CL-2024 chromosome 24, UVic_Ocla_1.0, whole genome shotgun sequence, one DNA window encodes the following:
- the LOC139382260 gene encoding transmembrane protein 160-like, which translates to MAALSWFTCRQLPRIAFQFARVVKHVRPQYLGGLPARRVHGSSRKWVVEKEQWGKARVPEYHQLTELDKADALMLRKSHETGFLSWFRNGLLATGIGVIAFVQSDVGREAGYAFFILGGVCVSFGGASYVGSLFSLRRIMLLSLPAVLLNVAVVSSIALFWLCAVLLYIGRLEVEIIHEDDGGECPDCRDRCNHSHGDRHHGNGKGQDK; encoded by the exons ATGGCTGCCTTGAGTTGGTTTACTTGCAGGCAGCTGCCGCGGATTGCATTTCAGTTCGCCCGGGTTGTGAAACACGTCCGGCCGCAATACCTCGGAGGACTGCCGGCGAGGAGAGTCCACGGGTCTTCGCGGAAATGGGTGGTTGAGAAGGAGCAATGGGGCAAGGCTCGGGTTCCCGAGTATCATCAGCTGACAGAACTCGATAAGGCGGATGCCTTG ATGCTGAGAAAGTCCCACGAAACCG GTTTCCTGTCTTGGTTCCGTAACGGACTCCTGGCCACCGGTATCGGGGTCATCGCTTTTGTCCAGAGTGACGTAGGACGAGAAGCAGGCTATG cttTCTTCAtcctgggtggtgtgtgtgtatcgttCGGCGGGGCGTCCTACGTGGGCAGCCTGTTTTCCCTGAGGAGGATCATgcttctctccctgcctgccgTGCTGCTGAATGTTGCTGTGGTGAGCAGCATcgccctcttctggctgtgtgcGGTATTGCTCTACATCGGACGCCTGGAGGTGGAGATTATTCATGAGGATGACGGAGGGGAGTGCCCAGACTGTCGCGACCGCTGCAACCACTCCCATGGCGACAGGCACCACGGCAACGGCAAAGGCCAAGACAAGTAG